Proteins encoded by one window of Vibrio panuliri:
- a CDS encoding Lrp/AsnC family transcriptional regulator has translation MGERVKLDKVDRLLLAALQEDATMPLNELAKTVNLTTTPCWKRLKRLEEEGVITKRVALLDPDKIGINFTAFVQVKTCDHSHAWYERFVLAVFDMPEVMDFYRMAGEYDYMMRVQVEDMAAFDRFYKQLVNQVDGLTNVTSTFAMESLKFTTVLPLK, from the coding sequence GTGGGAGAGCGAGTCAAATTAGATAAAGTAGACCGGCTGTTGCTAGCCGCTTTACAAGAAGATGCGACCATGCCATTAAACGAATTGGCAAAAACGGTCAACCTAACAACAACCCCCTGCTGGAAGCGATTGAAGCGTCTAGAAGAAGAAGGGGTAATCACCAAGCGTGTTGCACTGCTTGATCCCGATAAGATCGGCATCAACTTCACCGCTTTTGTGCAAGTAAAAACCTGTGACCACTCACATGCATGGTATGAAAGATTCGTACTTGCCGTGTTTGATATGCCTGAAGTTATGGACTTTTATCGCATGGCTGGTGAATACGATTATATGATGCGGGTGCAAGTCGAAGACATGGCCGCATTTGACCGTTTCTATAAGCAATTGGTCAATCAGGTTGATGGACTTACTAACGTGACTTCTACGTTTGCTATGGAATCACTCAAGTTCACCACTGTTTTGCCACTCAAATAG
- a CDS encoding transposase, which yields MTTARKHQVSVDATPYYHCVSRCVRRSFLCGIDPFTERSYEHRREWIKRKIECLAQVYCIDVCAYAIMSNHYHLVVHINRDKAQSLSHFEVVERWRQEHKLPSLVSRWLNSELTSRAEIEASLTIIESWRTRLWSLSWFMKELNFDIACQANREDECRGHFWESRFKSQALLDEQALLTAMAYVDLNPLRAGEAETPENAEFTSIRARMVALKRGQETAPYLYPFTGVSAKECQNGIPFRLLDYIELVDWSARQYREGKASMSLNTLPILQRLNLTQSTWLIACKQLERQRCTAVGCSRTIEPARRVFNKKRIHLFRLDG from the coding sequence ATGACTACCGCAAGAAAGCACCAAGTCTCTGTTGATGCAACTCCATATTATCATTGCGTTTCCCGCTGCGTTAGACGCAGTTTCTTATGTGGGATTGATCCGTTCACGGAGCGAAGCTACGAGCACCGGCGAGAGTGGATAAAACGGAAAATCGAGTGTCTTGCGCAAGTGTACTGTATTGACGTTTGTGCTTACGCGATTATGAGCAACCATTACCATCTAGTGGTTCATATCAATCGAGACAAAGCACAGTCGCTCTCTCACTTTGAAGTGGTTGAACGTTGGCGGCAGGAGCACAAACTGCCAAGCCTAGTGTCACGTTGGTTAAACTCGGAGTTGACCAGTCGTGCAGAAATAGAGGCCTCATTGACCATCATTGAATCATGGCGAACTCGTCTGTGGAGCCTGAGTTGGTTTATGAAAGAGCTGAACTTTGATATTGCTTGCCAAGCGAATAGGGAAGATGAGTGTCGAGGACATTTTTGGGAAAGCCGATTTAAAAGTCAGGCGCTATTAGATGAGCAGGCTTTGCTGACAGCAATGGCATATGTTGACTTAAATCCGCTCAGGGCTGGCGAGGCTGAAACACCAGAAAATGCCGAATTTACCTCCATTCGAGCAAGAATGGTGGCTTTAAAAAGAGGTCAAGAAACTGCGCCGTACCTTTATCCATTTACTGGAGTTTCTGCTAAGGAGTGCCAAAACGGAATTCCATTTAGACTGTTGGACTACATCGAGCTTGTTGATTGGAGCGCAAGACAATATCGTGAAGGCAAAGCATCAATGAGCTTAAATACGTTACCGATATTACAACGTCTTAATCTTACGCAATCGACCTGGCTTATTGCATGCAAGCAACTGGAACGACAGCGGTGCACGGCGGTAGGGTGTAGCCGTACGATTGAGCCTGCTAGGCGTGTATTCAATAAAAAGCGTATACATCTGTTTCGTCTCGATGGTTAA